One Massilia sp. 9096 genomic window carries:
- a CDS encoding PAS domain S-box protein: MMDIDELLSAENAAMLGRQLFENSPDCMKLLDAHGCIVAINPSGRFSMEIEDPDALQGQAWRALFPNEYGPAVDAALDAARRGETVRFSAMCPTLGGVPKWWRIVLSGLRGPDGALERLVAVSHDVTEAHHARRKIERSEARFRSLVTAASAMVWHCSAAGEFETEQPGWEAFTGQRFEAYRGFGWLDAVHPDDRAATVTGWRQVLASCQTVQHEHRLRRADGRYRHMCVRAVPIFEDDGSVAEWVGVHIDITERVLARIELHESRERFQKIVSQAATGVVEMDIDGRVTLVNKRFCQMLGYDEAELVGNSILDVTAPDSVEKTLATVRRTIALGEGQVIDKHYRRRDGTLMSATSSVNALRNAAGECHGLVAIVLDTTASKRDAEALRASEERYRTLFDSMDQAFCLIELEFDAEGRACDWVYLQTNSAFAEHTGLPDAVGRRRSDMLPDGDRSWLEVMGAVVRDGGDHRVEHVSQALGRWYDMYLTRVGGPGSRKVAALFRDITERRTAEDKLRSFADDLAQADRRKTDFLATLAHELRNPLAPIRSGLGVMRLNRDESPAMARVREMMERQVTHMVHLIDDLLDVARISGGKLNLRKTRVALSDVLRNAVETSLPLIEAGRHALDIDVPSEELFVDADPTRIAQVVANLLNNAAKYTPAGGRIALSLRRVDSLALIEVLDTGIGIPAAALGGLFDMFSQVGSEIDRSQGGLGIGLSLVRQLVQMHGGSVAAASAGARQGSRFTVRLPLAGASAPGAPLSGSAGTPAVVPAPAPGGLCILVVDDNVDAAVTLAMILEMDGHGARVAHSGGEALGLVRELQPDVVFLDIGMPGMDGYQTAEAIRKLPAVRQPCLVALTGWGAEHDRMRSAGAGFDHHLTKPADLGALQDLLARVAGAQAHARA; the protein is encoded by the coding sequence ATGATGGACATCGATGAACTCCTGTCCGCGGAAAACGCGGCAATGCTTGGCAGGCAGCTGTTCGAGAACAGCCCCGACTGCATGAAACTGCTCGACGCGCACGGCTGCATCGTCGCAATCAATCCCAGCGGGCGCTTCAGCATGGAGATCGAGGATCCGGACGCCTTGCAAGGCCAGGCCTGGCGCGCGCTGTTTCCGAACGAGTATGGTCCCGCCGTCGATGCGGCGCTCGATGCGGCCCGGCGCGGCGAGACCGTGCGCTTCAGCGCCATGTGCCCGACGCTCGGCGGCGTGCCGAAGTGGTGGCGTATCGTGCTCAGCGGGCTACGCGGGCCGGACGGCGCGCTCGAGCGCCTGGTCGCCGTATCGCACGACGTCACCGAGGCCCATCACGCGCGCCGCAAGATCGAGCGCAGCGAAGCGCGTTTCCGCTCGCTGGTCACGGCCGCCAGCGCGATGGTCTGGCACTGCTCGGCGGCGGGCGAGTTCGAAACCGAACAGCCCGGATGGGAAGCCTTCACCGGCCAGCGGTTCGAGGCGTATCGCGGCTTTGGCTGGCTCGATGCGGTCCATCCCGACGACCGCGCCGCCACCGTCACGGGCTGGCGCCAGGTGCTGGCCAGCTGCCAGACCGTACAGCACGAGCACCGGCTGCGCCGCGCCGACGGGCGATACCGTCACATGTGCGTGCGCGCGGTGCCGATCTTCGAGGACGACGGCAGTGTCGCCGAGTGGGTCGGCGTGCATATCGACATTACCGAGCGCGTGCTCGCGCGCATCGAGCTGCACGAGAGCCGCGAGCGCTTCCAGAAGATCGTCAGCCAGGCCGCCACCGGCGTGGTCGAGATGGACATCGACGGCCGCGTCACGCTGGTCAACAAGCGTTTCTGCCAGATGCTGGGCTACGACGAGGCCGAGCTGGTCGGCAACAGCATCCTGGACGTGACCGCGCCCGATTCGGTCGAGAAGACCCTGGCGACGGTGCGCAGGACGATCGCCCTTGGCGAAGGCCAGGTCATCGACAAGCATTACCGGCGCCGCGATGGCACGCTGATGTCCGCCACCTCGAGCGTCAACGCGCTGCGCAATGCCGCCGGCGAGTGCCATGGCCTGGTCGCGATCGTGCTCGACACCACCGCCAGCAAGCGCGACGCCGAGGCGCTGCGCGCCAGCGAGGAACGCTACCGCACGCTGTTCGATTCGATGGACCAGGCGTTCTGCCTGATCGAGCTGGAGTTCGATGCGGAAGGCCGGGCGTGCGATTGGGTGTACCTGCAGACCAACTCGGCGTTTGCCGAGCATACCGGCTTGCCGGATGCGGTAGGCCGGCGCCGCTCGGACATGCTGCCGGACGGCGACCGCTCGTGGCTCGAAGTCATGGGCGCTGTGGTGCGCGACGGGGGCGACCACCGCGTCGAGCACGTGTCGCAGGCGCTGGGACGCTGGTACGACATGTACCTGACGCGGGTCGGCGGTCCCGGCAGCCGCAAGGTGGCGGCGCTGTTTCGCGACATTACCGAGCGCCGCACCGCCGAGGACAAGCTGCGCAGCTTCGCCGACGACCTGGCCCAGGCCGACCGCCGCAAGACCGACTTCTTGGCGACGCTGGCGCACGAGCTGCGCAATCCCCTGGCGCCGATCCGCAGCGGCCTGGGCGTGATGCGCCTGAACCGCGACGAGTCGCCGGCCATGGCGCGCGTGCGTGAGATGATGGAGCGCCAGGTGACGCACATGGTGCACCTGATCGACGACCTGCTCGACGTCGCGCGCATCAGCGGCGGCAAGCTGAACCTGCGCAAGACCCGGGTGGCGCTGTCGGACGTGCTGCGCAACGCGGTCGAGACCAGCCTGCCGCTGATCGAGGCCGGACGTCACGCGCTGGACATCGACGTGCCGTCCGAGGAATTGTTCGTCGATGCCGACCCGACCCGCATCGCCCAGGTCGTGGCCAACCTGCTCAACAACGCCGCCAAGTACACGCCGGCCGGCGGGCGCATCGCGCTGTCGCTGCGGCGCGTCGACAGCCTGGCGCTGATCGAGGTCCTCGACACCGGCATCGGCATCCCGGCCGCCGCGCTGGGCGGCCTGTTCGACATGTTCAGCCAGGTCGGCAGCGAGATCGACCGCTCGCAGGGCGGCCTGGGCATCGGGCTGTCGCTGGTGCGCCAGCTGGTACAGATGCACGGCGGCAGCGTGGCGGCGGCCAGCGCCGGCGCGAGGCAGGGCAGCCGCTTCACGGTGCGGCTGCCGCTGGCCGGCGCGAGCGCACCCGGCGCGCCGCTGTCAGGTTCAGCGGGCACTCCGGCTGTCGTCCCGGCGCCGGCGCCCGGTGGCCTGTGCATCCTGGTCGTCGACGACAACGTCGACGCCGCGGTCACGCTGGCCATGATCCTCGAGATGGATGGCCACGGGGCGCGCGTGGCGCACAGCGGCGGCGAAGCGCTCGGCCTGGTGCGCGAGCTGCAGCCGGACGTGGTGTTCCTCGACATCGGCATGCCCGGCATGGACGGTTACCAGACCGCCGAGGCGATCCGCAAACTGCCCGCCGTGCGCCAGCCCTGCCTGGTGGCGCTGACCGGCTGGGGCGCCGAGCACGACCGGATGCGTTCTGCCGGCGCCGGCTTCGACCACCACCTGACCAAGCCGGCCGATCTGGGCGCGCTGCAGGACCTGCTCGCGCGCGTCGCGGGCGCGCAGGCGCACGCGCGCGCCTGA
- the recD gene encoding exodeoxyribonuclease V subunit alpha, protein MNAPSMYHPDESQAAFWMEVERLTEAGELRRLSGAFARFIATLGPAAGSVGMPLLLAALVLSELEGRGHSCLLLSDLAGDANALLNWMDDDWKALARSAKPLPRSLKGWLEKLGACEQVWQVGQLDYDQPLVLDGDRLYLRRYWRDETLIAGSVRARALERRDVDTPAVRRWLDLLFSSPAQSDLAGAAAQPDWQKLACAVALRGALAIITGGPGTGKTYTVARLLALLFATAQDPARQRVALAAPTGKAAARLKQSIDKALSELAERVGDALPLRELTGRMGAARTLHSLLGARPDTRSFAYHRGNPLEVDVLIVDEASMVHLEMMASLLDALPPTATLILLGDKDQLASVEAGAVLGDLCHSAQAGNYDAETLDYIRAASGEIVPPEYLGEGGPLAQQTVMLRHSRRFGGPIGRLALAVNAGDVDAAVAVLREGASHRDNAPDNAAVRWIEHAQPAQLLALAVEGYRPYLELLRAGALGQAHEDWVCRVLREFEAFRILCALREGEWGVQGLNGAIEGRLENAGLVLGSGEWYVGRPVMVTRNDYATGVYNGDIGLTLPDPARPGSLRVWFLEGDKVRSVLATRLRHVETAYAMTVHKSQGSEFAHTVLALPKEGGAVLARELVYTGITRASRRFTLTTPAPAVLGEAILSRTHRASGLRGMIER, encoded by the coding sequence ATGAACGCGCCATCGATGTACCACCCGGACGAGAGCCAGGCCGCGTTCTGGATGGAGGTCGAACGCCTGACCGAGGCCGGCGAGCTGCGCCGCCTGTCCGGCGCCTTCGCGCGCTTCATCGCCACGCTCGGCCCGGCGGCGGGCAGCGTTGGCATGCCCTTGCTGCTGGCTGCGCTGGTGCTGTCCGAACTCGAAGGGCGGGGCCACAGCTGCCTGCTGCTGTCCGACCTGGCCGGCGACGCCAACGCGCTGCTGAACTGGATGGATGATGACTGGAAGGCCCTGGCCAGGAGCGCCAAGCCCCTGCCGCGCAGCCTCAAGGGCTGGCTCGAGAAACTGGGCGCCTGCGAGCAGGTCTGGCAGGTCGGCCAGCTCGACTACGACCAGCCGCTGGTGCTGGACGGCGACCGCCTCTACCTGCGCCGCTACTGGCGCGACGAGACCCTGATCGCCGGCTCGGTGCGCGCGCGCGCGCTCGAGCGGCGCGACGTGGACACGCCCGCCGTGCGCCGCTGGCTCGACCTGCTGTTCTCATCCCCGGCGCAATCGGACCTGGCCGGCGCCGCGGCGCAGCCCGACTGGCAGAAGCTGGCCTGCGCGGTGGCGCTGCGCGGGGCGCTGGCGATCATCACCGGCGGCCCCGGCACCGGCAAGACCTACACGGTGGCGCGCCTGCTGGCGCTGCTGTTCGCCACCGCGCAAGACCCGGCGCGCCAGCGCGTGGCCCTGGCCGCGCCGACCGGCAAGGCCGCGGCGCGCCTGAAGCAGTCGATCGACAAGGCCTTGAGCGAGCTGGCCGAGCGCGTCGGCGATGCCTTGCCGCTGCGCGAACTGACCGGCCGCATGGGCGCGGCGCGCACGCTGCACAGTCTGCTGGGCGCGCGCCCCGACACGCGCAGCTTCGCCTACCACCGCGGCAATCCGCTCGAGGTCGACGTGCTGATCGTCGACGAAGCCTCGATGGTCCACCTGGAGATGATGGCTTCGCTGCTGGACGCCTTGCCGCCCACTGCGACGCTGATCCTGCTCGGCGACAAGGACCAGCTGGCCTCGGTCGAAGCCGGCGCCGTGCTGGGCGACCTGTGCCACAGCGCCCAGGCCGGCAACTACGATGCCGAGACGCTCGACTACATCCGCGCCGCCAGCGGCGAGATCGTCCCGCCCGAGTACCTGGGCGAGGGCGGCCCGCTGGCCCAGCAGACCGTGATGCTGCGCCACAGCCGGCGCTTCGGCGGCCCGATCGGGCGTCTGGCGCTGGCGGTGAACGCCGGCGACGTCGACGCGGCGGTGGCGGTTCTGCGCGAGGGCGCATCGCATCGCGACAATGCGCCAGACAATGCCGCCGTGCGCTGGATCGAGCATGCCCAGCCCGCCCAGCTGCTGGCGCTGGCCGTCGAAGGCTACCGCCCCTACCTGGAACTGCTGCGCGCCGGAGCGCTTGGGCAGGCGCACGAGGACTGGGTGTGCCGGGTGCTGCGCGAGTTCGAGGCCTTCCGCATCCTGTGCGCCCTGCGCGAGGGCGAGTGGGGCGTTCAAGGCTTGAACGGCGCGATCGAAGGGCGGCTGGAAAACGCCGGCCTGGTGCTGGGAAGCGGCGAATGGTACGTCGGCCGCCCGGTCATGGTCACGCGCAACGACTACGCCACCGGCGTCTACAACGGCGACATCGGCTTGACGCTGCCCGACCCGGCGCGCCCGGGCTCGCTGCGCGTCTGGTTCCTGGAGGGCGACAAGGTCCGCAGTGTCCTGGCCACGCGCCTGCGCCATGTCGAGACCGCCTACGCGATGACGGTGCACAAATCGCAGGGTTCGGAATTCGCGCACACGGTGCTGGCGCTGCCGAAAGAAGGCGGCGCGGTGCTGGCGCGCGAGCTGGTCTACACCGGCATCACGCGCGCCAGCCGGCGCTTCACCCTCACGACGCCGGCCCCGGCCGTGCTCGGCGAGGCGATCCTGAGCCGCACGCACCGGGCCAGCGGCTTGCGCGGGATGATCGAGCGCTAG
- a CDS encoding serine hydrolase, producing the protein MIKKFLAAVLMTVSSAAALAVPFGSQSVLVVEDQTGKVLFEKNSAQLMPIASLTKLMTAMVVLDAHQDMNEPIEIEKQDVDMLKHSSSRVPVGANIPRRDVLQLALMSSDNRAAAALARTYPGGIEAFKGAVKRKIVALGMNQTVIEEPTGLNPQNRSTAADLVKMATAASQYPEITRITTSRKDLINIKGHEVEYHNTNRLVGAKGWEIGLSKTGYTQEAGRCLIMRVKAAGKNATMVLLNAGASSVRVLDALNIRRHVLGDATPMSTSAAVAPRVRASAAAAPRIRASVGERAHASNGHVRTHARHVVLTRHHRHH; encoded by the coding sequence ATGATCAAGAAATTTCTTGCAGCCGTGCTGATGACTGTTTCCAGCGCGGCCGCCCTGGCTGTTCCTTTTGGTTCGCAATCGGTGCTGGTCGTCGAAGACCAGACCGGCAAGGTCTTGTTCGAAAAGAACTCCGCTCAATTGATGCCGATCGCTTCCCTGACCAAGCTGATGACGGCGATGGTCGTGCTGGACGCGCACCAGGACATGAACGAGCCGATCGAAATCGAAAAGCAGGACGTCGACATGCTCAAGCACAGCAGCTCGCGCGTGCCGGTGGGCGCCAACATTCCGCGCCGCGACGTGCTGCAGCTGGCCCTGATGTCCTCGGACAACCGCGCCGCCGCCGCGCTGGCGCGCACCTACCCGGGCGGCATCGAAGCCTTCAAGGGCGCGGTCAAGCGCAAGATCGTGGCGCTGGGCATGAACCAGACCGTGATCGAGGAGCCGACCGGCCTGAACCCGCAGAACCGTTCGACCGCCGCCGACCTGGTCAAGATGGCAACCGCCGCGTCGCAGTATCCGGAAATCACGCGCATCACGACCTCGCGCAAGGACTTGATCAACATCAAGGGCCACGAAGTCGAGTACCACAATACCAACCGCCTGGTCGGCGCCAAGGGCTGGGAGATCGGCCTGTCCAAGACCGGCTACACCCAGGAAGCCGGGCGCTGCCTGATCATGCGCGTGAAAGCGGCCGGCAAGAACGCGACCATGGTGCTGCTCAACGCCGGCGCCTCGTCGGTGCGCGTGCTGGATGCGCTCAACATCCGCCGCCACGTGCTGGGCGACGCGACCCCGATGTCGACCAGCGCCGCGGTCGCCCCGCGCGTGCGTGCCTCGGCCGCGGCGGCCCCGCGCATCCGCGCATCCGTCGGCGAGCGCGCCCACGCCTCGAACGGCCACGTGCGCACCCATGCGCGCCACGTGGTGCTGACGCGCCATCACCGCCATCACTGA
- a CDS encoding GNAT family N-acetyltransferase, which yields MGFEIRQATPDDAPAACSLLRRSIEHGCAADHAERPEILQTWLGNKTPQNVASWFGSPTNHAVVAQAQVHGVIELIGLALVNQAGRLALCYVDPAWLRHGVGSALLDAIETQARAWNISKLHMHSPASASPFFERLGYVNSGKDRACFGLECDFLWKPVDATAPPARRRFCNCSQ from the coding sequence ATGGGATTTGAAATTCGCCAGGCAACACCGGACGACGCGCCAGCGGCTTGCTCCCTGCTGCGCCGTTCGATCGAACACGGGTGCGCGGCCGACCACGCCGAGCGTCCGGAAATCCTGCAAACCTGGCTCGGCAACAAGACGCCGCAGAACGTGGCGAGCTGGTTCGGTTCGCCCACCAATCACGCGGTCGTCGCGCAAGCCCAGGTCCATGGCGTGATCGAGCTGATCGGCCTGGCGCTGGTCAACCAGGCCGGCCGCCTGGCCTTGTGCTACGTCGACCCGGCCTGGCTGCGCCATGGCGTGGGCAGCGCGCTGCTGGACGCGATCGAAACCCAGGCGCGCGCCTGGAACATCAGCAAGCTGCACATGCACAGTCCAGCCTCGGCCAGCCCGTTCTTCGAGCGTCTCGGCTACGTCAACTCGGGCAAGGACCGCGCCTGTTTCGGCCTGGAATGCGATTTCCTGTGGAAACCCGTCGACGCCACCGCACCGCCGGCGCGCAGGCGCTTCTGCAACTGCAGTCAATAA
- a CDS encoding sulfate ABC transporter substrate-binding protein, with translation MNNSLPSFVRRGLLALALGGAVLPVLPAFAAPAELLNVSYDVARELYKDINPAFIADWKKTTGEDVVIKQSHGGSSKQARAVADGLDASVVTMNQANDIDMLADRGLVAKDWAKKFPSNAAPYYSTMVFLVRKGNPKAIHDWADLAKPGVQVVIPNPKTAGNGRYTYLAAWGSVIKTGGNEAQARNLVARIFKNVPVLDTGGRAATTTFTTRQIGDCLVTFENEVNLVRAEFGDNFEVVYPKISVLAENPVAVVDKVVDRKGVRKQATAYLNFLYSPVGQTIGAKHFLRVRNEQVMKQFSSNYKPIQLFSVDDVFGGWRAAQKRHFDDGGEFDKIYQSK, from the coding sequence ATGAACAATTCCCTGCCCTCCTTCGTGCGCCGCGGCCTGTTGGCGCTGGCGCTCGGCGGCGCGGTGTTACCCGTGCTGCCCGCGTTTGCCGCTCCGGCCGAACTGCTCAACGTTTCCTACGACGTCGCGCGCGAGTTGTACAAAGACATCAATCCAGCCTTCATCGCCGACTGGAAGAAGACCACCGGCGAAGACGTCGTCATCAAGCAATCGCACGGCGGCTCCAGCAAGCAGGCGCGCGCCGTCGCCGACGGCCTGGACGCCTCGGTCGTGACGATGAACCAGGCCAACGACATCGACATGCTGGCCGACCGCGGCCTGGTCGCCAAGGACTGGGCTAAAAAGTTCCCGAGCAATGCGGCACCGTATTACTCGACCATGGTGTTTCTCGTACGCAAGGGCAACCCGAAAGCCATCCACGACTGGGCCGACCTCGCCAAACCGGGCGTGCAAGTCGTGATCCCGAACCCCAAAACCGCCGGCAACGGCCGCTATACCTACCTGGCCGCCTGGGGTTCGGTCATCAAGACCGGCGGCAACGAAGCACAGGCGCGCAACCTGGTCGCCCGCATCTTCAAGAACGTGCCGGTGCTCGACACCGGCGGGCGCGCCGCCACCACCACCTTCACCACGCGCCAGATCGGCGATTGCCTGGTGACCTTCGAGAACGAGGTCAACCTGGTGCGCGCCGAATTCGGCGACAACTTCGAAGTCGTCTATCCGAAGATCTCGGTACTGGCCGAGAACCCGGTGGCGGTGGTCGACAAGGTGGTCGACCGCAAGGGCGTGCGTAAGCAAGCCACGGCTTACCTGAACTTCCTGTATTCGCCAGTCGGCCAGACGATCGGTGCGAAACACTTTTTGCGCGTGCGTAATGAGCAAGTCATGAAACAATTTTCCAGCAATTACAAGCCGATTCAGCTGTTCAGTGTCGACGACGTCTTCGGCGGATGGCGTGCCGCCCAGAAACGCCATTTCGACGATGGCGGCGAATTCGACAAGATTTACCAATCAAAATAA
- a CDS encoding DUF378 domain-containing protein — MNPPSMERRHLPERRAAVREGQSAMSAVDYIAMALLIIGGLNWAMVGLFDVDVVASVFGPGSPVSRIIYVLVGLSALYSIYTAAKMGRNHH, encoded by the coding sequence ATGAACCCACCCAGCATGGAACGCAGGCACCTGCCCGAACGGCGGGCCGCCGTGCGAGAGGGGCAATCGGCGATGTCGGCGGTCGACTACATCGCCATGGCTTTGCTGATCATCGGCGGGTTGAACTGGGCGATGGTCGGCCTGTTCGACGTCGACGTCGTCGCCAGCGTGTTCGGCCCGGGCAGCCCGGTCAGCCGCATCATTTACGTGCTGGTCGGCCTGTCGGCGCTGTATTCGATCTACACCGCGGCCAAGATGGGCCGCAATCACCATTAA
- a CDS encoding DUF882 domain-containing protein, giving the protein MASRRDFLHHGLRLTALGLVAVPLADAAAHADAHISTQDNDGANLKPPPDLFDAQVVDMDFWVKPRTLNLIRPQSGERTSVLYWKDGDVIDSAYQELCHILRDVNGKASIPIDPKLLETLWASQAFVARYGLDHPLEILSGYRTPASNQHLREQGVPAARQSLHMSGKAADVRIAGLTEDVLGGLVQSFRKGGVGFYYRSGPKGGWIHTDTGLNRTWKG; this is encoded by the coding sequence ATGGCTTCCCGCAGAGATTTCTTACACCACGGTTTGCGCCTGACGGCGCTCGGCCTGGTCGCGGTGCCGCTGGCCGATGCCGCGGCGCACGCCGACGCCCACATTTCCACCCAGGACAACGACGGCGCCAACCTGAAGCCGCCGCCCGACCTGTTCGACGCCCAGGTGGTCGACATGGACTTCTGGGTCAAACCGCGCACCCTTAACCTGATCCGTCCGCAAAGCGGCGAGCGCACCAGCGTCCTGTACTGGAAAGACGGCGACGTGATCGATTCCGCTTACCAGGAACTGTGTCACATTTTGCGCGACGTCAATGGCAAGGCGTCGATCCCGATCGATCCGAAGCTGCTCGAGACGCTGTGGGCCTCGCAGGCCTTCGTCGCGCGCTACGGCCTCGACCATCCGCTCGAGATCCTGTCCGGCTATCGCACCCCGGCCTCGAACCAGCACCTGCGCGAGCAGGGCGTGCCGGCGGCGCGCCAGTCGCTGCACATGTCGGGCAAGGCGGCCGACGTGCGCATCGCCGGCCTGACCGAGGACGTGCTCGGCGGCCTGGTGCAGAGCTTCCGCAAGGGCGGCGTCGGTTTCTATTACCGCTCCGGTCCGAAAGGCGGCTGGATCCACACCGACACCGGCCTGAACCGGACCTGGAAAGGCTGA